The Anguilla anguilla isolate fAngAng1 chromosome 4, fAngAng1.pri, whole genome shotgun sequence genome has a window encoding:
- the angptl3 gene encoding angiopoietin-related protein 3, with the protein MRLVCLLTLLLTALTCAFPGKNVEEEELTVAEEPTSTKSRFAMLDDVRLLANGLLQLGQSLREFVHKTKGQINDIFQKLNIFDRSFYQLSVVTSEIKESEEELKKTTSYLKNNNEEIKNLSLEINTKINSIMQERSQLQSKVWGLEERLSGLSESLLSKEQLSEISTLKEVIIAQERSITDLLKAVREQHEQLNYHKNKIKSLEDKLNFASFQDTAEQKEDSNLEAPNIFQYLTNNSTSASIVTNGLPIDCNEIFNRGERNSGIYPIKPNQSKPFNVYCEFTAEGASTVIQRRQDGSVDFDQTWEKYEEGFGDLEKEFWLGLKKIYSIARQNDSDILQIKLEDWKEQKRSVEYQFSLQGPDSNYTLHLTHLSGNLPNAMTNHTGMKFSTKDRDNDNHTDINCAQSYTGGWWFNACGETNLNGNYIWVRPMGRMVRRRGICWKPERGHSYHLKSTKISIRHTPEAISFR; encoded by the exons ATGAGGCTGGTCTGTCTGCTGACGCTGCTGCTAACTGCCTTGACTTGCGCTTTCCCCGGAAAGAATGTCGAGGAGGAAGAGCTGACCGTTGCCGAGGAACCAACGAGCACCAAGTCTCGCTTTGCCATGCTGGACGACGTGCGTCTCCTGGCCAAcgggctgctgcagctggggcAAAGCTTGAGAGAGTTCGTCCACAAGACCAAGGGCCAGATCAACGACATATTCCAGAAGCTCAACATTTTCGACCGGTCCTTCTACCAGCTGTCCGTGGTCACCAGCGAGATCaaggagagcgaggaggagctgaagaagaCCACCAGCTACCTCAAGAACAACAACGAGGAGATCAAGAACCTGTCGCTAGAGATCAACACCAAGATCAACAGCATCATGCAGGAGCGCAGTCAGCTGCAGAGCAAGGTGTGGGGGCTGGAGGAGAGGCTGAGCGGACTGTCCGAGAGCCTGCTCTCTAAAGAGCAGCTGTCCGAGATCTCCACTCTCAAG GAAGTGATCATCGCCCAGGAGAGGAGCATCACAGATCTGCTGAAGGCGGTTAGGGAGCAGCATGAACAGCTCAACTACCATAAGAACAAGATCAAGAGCTTGGAAGACAAG ctgaactTTGCTTCATTCCAAGACACTGCTGAACAAAAAGAAGATTCAAACCTAGAGGCACCTAACATTTTTCAATACCTAACAAATAATTCAACAAGTGCCAGCATTGTTACAAATG GTCTTCCTATTGACTGCAATGAAATTTtcaacagaggagagagaaacagtggaATATACCCCATCAAGCCAAATCAGTCCAAGCCTTTTAACGTGTACTGTGAATTTACTGCAG AAGGAGCATCTACAGTCATCCAGCGCAGACAGGACGGCTCTGTGGATTTTGACCAGACTTGGGAAAAGTATGAAGAAGGATTTGGGGACCTTGAGA AAGAGTTCTGGCTGGGCTTAAAGAAGATCTACTCCATCGCTAGACAAAATGACTCGGATATCCTCCAGATCAAGCTGGAAGACTGGAAAGAGCAGAAGCGCTCTGTAGAGTACCAGTTCAGCCTGCAGGGCCCAGACTCCAACTACACACTTCACCTGACGCATCTGTCTGGCAACCTGCCCAACGCCATGACCAACCACACTGGCATGAAGTTTTCCACCAAGGACCGCGACAATGACAACCACACGGACATCAACTGTGCCCAAAGCTACACAG GTGGATGGTGGTTCAATGCCTGCGGAGAAACCAATTTGAATGGGAACTACATCTGGGTGAGGCCGATGGGCCGAATGGTTCGGAGGAGGGGGATCTGCTGGAAACCCGAGAGGGGGCATTCCTACCACCTTAAATCCACCAAGATCTCAATCCGCCACACGCCTGAAGCCATCAGCTTCCGCTAG